A single genomic interval of Deltaproteobacteria bacterium harbors:
- a CDS encoding type 1 glutamine amidotransferase — protein sequence MKIVLLIHDGFEDLEYFVPKYVLEVSGYETLTVGIREGKECKGKWGLTVKVEKVITDVQASDIEGVIVPGAYAPDKLRRYAPVLKLVKDVYEAGKLVCMSCHGGQVGISANIVRGHHATGSFGIKDDLINAGAIYEDKSCVVDGNIIWAQGVHNLVEYCQEILKYLKRI from the coding sequence ATGAAAATAGTATTACTTATTCATGATGGGTTTGAAGATTTAGAATATTTTGTGCCTAAATATGTTCTTGAGGTTTCGGGATATGAAACACTTACCGTGGGCATAAGGGAAGGAAAGGAATGTAAGGGAAAATGGGGACTGACAGTGAAGGTGGAAAAAGTAATTACAGATGTTCAAGCATCAGACATCGAAGGTGTTATTGTTCCTGGAGCTTACGCACCAGATAAGTTGAGGAGGTATGCTCCTGTTTTAAAATTGGTTAAAGATGTTTATGAAGCAGGAAAACTTGTATGTATGAGCTGTCATGGAGGACAGGTAGGCATCTCAGCCAACATTGTGAGAGGTCATCATGCTACGGGTTCATTTGGAATCAAAGATGACCTGATAAATGCTGGGGCTATATATGAAGACAAATCCTGTGTGGTGGACGGGAACATTATATGGGCGCAAGGGGTGCACAATTTGGTAGAATATTGCCAGGAAATTTTAAAATATTTAAAACGAATATAA